In one window of Nitrospirota bacterium DNA:
- a CDS encoding bifunctional (p)ppGpp synthetase/guanosine-3',5'-bis(diphosphate) 3'-pyrophosphohydrolase has product MDIQELLAKIKSYNPNANFERIQRAYDLAYRAHEGIMRSTGDPYISHCVETANILADLCLDEDTIVAALLHDVPEDTDVPLEKIQKEFGVQVATLVDGVTKLSGLRFGMEQTQAESLRKMFMAMAEEIRVVLIKLADRLHNMRTLYARPPDKQKKIARETMEIYAPLANRLGMYNIRRELEDLALRYLEPDKYDYIETLLADDKDDQQAYIQQAITILTERLAQEGITPREISGRPKHIYSIYNKMIRKGRDFDQIYDIRAIRVIVDSIRDCYVVLGTVHSVWTPIPGEFDDYIAKPKENLYQSLHTAVIGPAGKPVEIQIRTVEMHEIAEFGIAAHWRYKEPGAKHDPVLETKINWLRQLMEWRKDIADARVFVDSLKTDIFQDQVYVFTPKGAIIEMAAGATPIDFAYHVHTEVGNRCRGAKVNGKIVPLDYRLKTGERVEILTAKKGGPSRDWLNPGLNLVRTARAKEKIRYFFKHQERTQAIAEGRTLLEKELHRLGMDPRNFEELAKLFNYKNADDLFEAIGHEDLSIQTLGIKLLESEGTKPEEQAPVAPTPKSPEAAATVEGMGNLLVRVANCCNPLPGDHVVGFITRGRGVTIHRRDCRNMLNVDDGERERLIAIDWSQTDQKAYPVFVQVKAFDRAGLVHDISGIVTAEHVNMISANAQGGRKDHIAIITATLEIASADQLTRILNKIDRLPNVIEARRVTSRN; this is encoded by the coding sequence ATGGATATTCAAGAACTGCTCGCCAAAATCAAATCCTACAACCCCAACGCGAACTTTGAGCGCATTCAGCGCGCCTATGATCTGGCGTATCGTGCACACGAAGGCATTATGCGCTCGACGGGCGATCCCTACATCTCCCACTGCGTCGAGACTGCGAATATCCTTGCCGACCTCTGCCTCGACGAAGATACGATCGTTGCCGCGCTCCTCCACGATGTCCCCGAAGATACCGACGTTCCCCTCGAAAAAATCCAAAAAGAATTTGGCGTCCAAGTCGCAACGCTTGTCGATGGTGTCACCAAGCTGTCCGGTCTGCGCTTTGGCATGGAGCAAACGCAAGCGGAATCGCTCCGCAAAATGTTCATGGCGATGGCGGAAGAGATTCGCGTCGTGCTCATCAAGCTCGCCGACCGCTTGCACAATATGCGCACGCTCTACGCACGCCCGCCGGACAAACAAAAAAAGATCGCGCGCGAGACGATGGAGATTTACGCGCCGCTCGCGAATCGCTTGGGCATGTACAACATCCGCCGCGAGTTGGAAGACTTGGCGTTACGGTACCTCGAACCCGACAAGTACGACTATATCGAAACGTTGTTGGCGGACGATAAAGACGATCAGCAAGCATACATTCAACAAGCGATCACCATCCTCACCGAACGCCTCGCGCAAGAAGGCATTACGCCGCGCGAAATCAGCGGACGCCCCAAACACATTTACAGTATCTACAACAAAATGATCCGCAAAGGTCGCGACTTTGATCAGATTTACGACATTCGCGCGATTCGCGTCATTGTCGATTCGATTCGCGATTGCTACGTCGTACTAGGCACGGTGCATTCTGTGTGGACGCCTATCCCCGGCGAATTCGACGATTACATCGCCAAGCCGAAAGAGAATTTGTATCAATCGCTCCACACGGCAGTGATTGGCCCCGCGGGCAAACCGGTCGAAATTCAGATTCGCACAGTCGAGATGCACGAGATTGCTGAGTTTGGTATCGCAGCGCACTGGCGCTATAAAGAACCTGGGGCGAAACACGATCCGGTGCTCGAAACAAAAATCAATTGGCTGCGGCAGTTGATGGAATGGCGCAAAGACATTGCCGATGCGCGCGTTTTTGTCGATTCGCTCAAGACGGATATTTTCCAAGACCAAGTGTACGTCTTTACGCCGAAAGGCGCGATTATCGAAATGGCCGCCGGTGCCACGCCCATCGATTTTGCGTACCATGTGCATACTGAAGTTGGCAATCGTTGCCGTGGGGCCAAGGTCAACGGTAAAATCGTTCCGCTCGATTATCGACTCAAGACCGGCGAGCGCGTTGAAATTCTCACGGCGAAAAAAGGCGGACCCAGCCGCGATTGGTTGAATCCTGGGTTGAATCTCGTTCGCACCGCGCGCGCCAAAGAAAAGATTCGCTATTTCTTCAAACATCAAGAACGGACGCAAGCCATCGCCGAGGGGCGCACCTTGCTTGAAAAAGAGTTGCATCGACTCGGTATGGACCCGCGCAACTTTGAAGAACTGGCCAAGCTTTTTAATTACAAAAATGCCGACGACTTGTTCGAAGCCATCGGACACGAAGACCTCAGCATTCAGACGCTCGGCATCAAGTTATTGGAAAGCGAAGGCACGAAACCGGAAGAACAAGCGCCGGTTGCGCCAACACCTAAATCGCCTGAAGCCGCTGCCACCGTCGAAGGCATGGGCAACTTACTCGTGCGCGTCGCCAATTGCTGCAACCCACTCCCCGGCGATCATGTCGTTGGCTTTATTACGCGCGGGCGCGGCGTCACCATCCATCGGCGCGACTGCCGCAATATGCTCAACGTGGACGACGGCGAACGCGAACGCTTGATCGCCATCGATTGGAGCCAGACGGACCAAAAAGCGTACCCCGTGTTCGTCCAGGTCAAAGCATTTGATCGCGCCGGACTCGTCCACGATATTTCCGGCATCGTCACTGCCGAACACGTCAACATGATTTCGGCGAATGCGCAAGGCGGTCGCAAAGATCACATCGCCATCATCACGGCGACGCTAGAAATCGCGAGCGCAGACCAACTCACGCGCATCTTGAACAAGATCGACCGGTTGCCGAATGTCATCGAAGCGCGGCGCGTTACGAGTAGAAATTAA
- a CDS encoding diguanylate cyclase — protein MKILAVDDSDVQLRILRMVLKSAGHEVVEAINGQVAWELLQKEHIRLVITDWMMPTLTGPELIRRIRAANWASYTYIILLTSQDTKDQVVAGLNAGADDYVTKPFDPAELVARLGIAQRILDLEARLAAMARQDLLTGLFNRRALYETLQAAVSQATREASPLSLILVDLDHFKLVNDQYGHPMGDQVLQRVAEILRTNKRAYDSVGRWGGEEFLMVLPNTNLDQAVVVAERLRALLASIQLPVNDQTKITLSASLGITSTQNNLPPFLIDSLLKQADEALYQAKGKGRNCVCVFTSPSI, from the coding sequence ATGAAGATACTCGCGGTCGATGATTCCGACGTTCAGCTAAGAATTCTGCGCATGGTTTTAAAAAGCGCTGGGCATGAAGTGGTCGAAGCAATTAATGGCCAAGTCGCTTGGGAGTTGCTTCAGAAAGAACATATTCGTTTGGTCATTACCGATTGGATGATGCCCACACTCACCGGTCCAGAATTGATTCGGCGGATTCGCGCGGCAAATTGGGCCTCTTATACGTATATCATTCTCTTAACCTCGCAAGATACCAAAGACCAAGTGGTGGCGGGGCTTAACGCCGGCGCGGATGATTATGTGACCAAGCCGTTTGATCCCGCCGAATTGGTGGCGCGTTTGGGAATCGCGCAGCGGATTCTTGATCTCGAAGCGCGATTGGCGGCGATGGCGCGCCAAGACCTGTTGACCGGGTTGTTCAATCGCCGCGCGCTCTACGAAACACTGCAAGCTGCGGTGAGCCAGGCGACGCGGGAAGCAAGCCCGCTTAGCTTGATTTTGGTCGATCTCGATCATTTTAAGTTGGTCAACGATCAATACGGACATCCGATGGGCGATCAAGTGTTGCAGCGGGTTGCTGAAATATTGCGCACAAACAAACGTGCGTACGACTCGGTGGGGCGCTGGGGTGGCGAGGAATTCTTGATGGTCTTGCCCAACACCAATTTGGATCAAGCCGTGGTCGTCGCCGAACGTTTGCGCGCGCTGTTGGCTTCGATTCAGCTCCCGGTCAACGACCAAACGAAGATCACGTTGAGCGCAAGTCTGGGAATCACATCGACGCAAAATAACCTGCCGCCATTTCTGATCGATAGCTTGTTGAAACAAGCCGACGAGGCGCTGTATCAAGCCAAAGGCAAGGGGCGGAATTGTGTCTGTGTGTTCACTTCGCCGTCGATTTGA
- a CDS encoding NUDIX domain-containing protein has protein sequence MRSQFPVAIHLFFFRDDHILLLRRFNTGWEDGNYSVPAGHVEIGETVTQAAIREAREEVGVDLKRQELQVVHVMNRKSEEERIDFFLVVKSWTGEIVNNEPNKCDDLQWHPLSALPGNLIPYVRKGWENYRDRIPFSEFGWG, from the coding sequence ATGCGTAGTCAGTTTCCTGTCGCCATTCATTTGTTTTTCTTCCGTGACGATCACATTTTGTTGTTGCGCCGTTTCAATACCGGTTGGGAAGATGGAAACTATAGCGTGCCTGCCGGACATGTCGAGATTGGCGAGACGGTCACTCAAGCAGCCATTCGAGAAGCGCGCGAAGAAGTCGGTGTCGATTTGAAGCGACAAGAGCTTCAAGTCGTCCATGTCATGAATCGCAAATCCGAAGAAGAACGAATCGATTTTTTTCTTGTCGTGAAAAGTTGGACAGGCGAAATCGTCAATAACGAACCGAACAAATGCGATGATTTGCAATGGCATCCTTTGAGCGCTTTGCCAGGCAATTTGATTCCGTATGTTCGCAAAGGGTGGGAAAACTATCGAGACCGGATTCCTTTCAGCGAGTTTGGTTGGGGATGA
- a CDS encoding cytochrome c3 family protein, translated as MLRKAICMLMLAAVVLGIALVAGCTAAPVTTTTGPAGPAGPVGSQGPQGPQGAQGPAGPAGPQAKAAPLAPGTDTGMDVSAALSKPANGTHYVAGEKPALTVTLKDKFGGSLTKDDFATLNLYAYGPQETSKTVTVSKLLNANTDRSKTPHHYIDLLKDTNIQIDGNNLKYTFQAVSNEAPGTYTVSIWAVKKGDPPVNQAFTLVDFQLGTATAEKQIVDKDKCAACHLGTSNGQFYLHHVDPGRTPYGSPSIDSVPVRTCKACHNNDGYAAYTVDGKPVPDPIVVRAHGVHKGEELKNPINTDPKTGVFRNYTGVVFPANIKNCNTCHVDDRWKTAVSRELCNTCHDNVWFGDTASMPKTSVAHKGGPQANDSTCAGCHPPDTGGAMSVANAHKVTPSASLTGATLNKIDFSLTPPKNGKFYTEGDKPMLTIVIRDDNGKPIDHTKIDETSFSTASFFVYGPRALPVPVLTNVAKNADSKARASASSSIAAAGTPTKGWTFAEGDTFKIAVNGGPVQVLAAPAGLQTPDQVRDWLKANLKGEVTITSNNTAGSVTIASTVLGAPTSRFEIYNSPVTTKMGWKPGPLPLAKGGMTAGTTMEPYVVMANASIPANDLRPRSDPLNFTDPLVIRSADKVTYQLDDVKGLKPGTYMIYSYVIPNGVVAGTLDKPGPAGAPNAAAKALNVSRTAIGFLTFQVGTETPEKKVASGCASCHADTIWHLDEGPIHPQPFDADYCVACHDYQRWSGTGDLFPRTGGNSTSGWAGFGAKPTSARVHNIHFGRYLEHPEYGYAGNPNAFAEIIFPQDVRNCEKCHTKETSGTWKTNASRLACSSCHDNDKAISHMDMMVKNPNPADPYDSRRVETCSICHGAGKEFSPDKVHNLSSPYKPPYAREP; from the coding sequence ATGCTACGAAAAGCAATCTGCATGCTGATGCTGGCTGCGGTGGTGCTGGGAATCGCGCTGGTCGCCGGATGCACGGCTGCACCCGTTACAACTACAACCGGACCTGCAGGTCCAGCCGGTCCTGTCGGTTCGCAAGGTCCGCAGGGACCTCAGGGGGCACAAGGTCCTGCCGGTCCTGCCGGTCCTCAAGCAAAAGCGGCACCGCTTGCACCAGGCACTGACACGGGAATGGATGTCAGCGCGGCGCTGTCCAAGCCCGCAAACGGCACTCATTACGTCGCGGGCGAAAAACCCGCACTGACGGTGACGCTCAAGGACAAGTTTGGCGGCTCGCTCACCAAAGACGATTTCGCAACACTTAACCTCTATGCGTATGGACCGCAAGAAACGAGCAAGACGGTTACCGTTTCAAAACTGCTCAACGCCAACACCGATCGTTCAAAAACTCCACACCACTACATCGACCTCCTCAAAGACACCAACATTCAAATCGACGGCAACAATTTGAAATATACGTTCCAAGCCGTTAGCAATGAAGCACCGGGGACGTATACCGTTTCGATCTGGGCGGTCAAAAAAGGCGACCCGCCCGTCAATCAAGCGTTTACCCTAGTCGATTTTCAACTCGGCACAGCCACCGCCGAAAAACAAATTGTCGATAAAGATAAATGCGCGGCATGTCACTTGGGCACATCGAATGGTCAGTTCTACCTGCATCACGTCGATCCGGGTCGAACGCCGTATGGCAGTCCATCGATTGATTCTGTTCCTGTGCGCACCTGTAAAGCTTGTCATAACAACGATGGCTATGCCGCTTATACCGTCGATGGCAAACCGGTGCCCGATCCTATCGTCGTGCGGGCACATGGCGTGCACAAGGGCGAAGAACTCAAGAATCCCATCAACACCGATCCCAAGACCGGCGTTTTCAGAAATTACACTGGTGTTGTTTTCCCCGCCAACATAAAGAACTGCAACACATGCCACGTCGATGATCGCTGGAAGACGGCGGTTTCACGCGAATTATGCAACACATGCCATGACAATGTCTGGTTCGGCGACACGGCGAGTATGCCCAAGACCAGTGTCGCGCACAAAGGCGGACCGCAAGCGAATGACTCCACTTGCGCAGGCTGTCACCCACCGGACACGGGCGGAGCCATGTCGGTTGCTAACGCGCACAAGGTCACTCCCTCCGCCTCATTGACCGGCGCTACCCTGAACAAGATCGACTTTAGCTTGACGCCTCCCAAGAATGGCAAATTCTACACCGAGGGCGACAAGCCGATGCTCACCATCGTCATCCGCGACGATAACGGCAAACCCATCGATCACACCAAGATCGATGAGACATCCTTCTCGACCGCCAGCTTTTTCGTTTACGGTCCGCGTGCCCTTCCTGTGCCGGTGCTGACCAATGTCGCCAAAAACGCCGACAGCAAAGCACGTGCTTCGGCTTCGAGCAGTATCGCAGCGGCGGGTACGCCGACCAAAGGCTGGACCTTCGCCGAGGGTGATACGTTCAAGATTGCCGTCAATGGTGGACCCGTGCAGGTGCTTGCTGCACCTGCTGGGTTGCAAACGCCTGACCAAGTTCGTGACTGGCTCAAGGCGAACCTCAAAGGCGAAGTCACCATCACCTCCAACAACACGGCGGGCAGCGTCACTATCGCGAGCACTGTCCTCGGCGCGCCCACTTCGCGCTTTGAAATTTACAACAGCCCGGTCACAACCAAGATGGGATGGAAGCCCGGTCCTTTACCGCTCGCCAAGGGTGGCATGACGGCTGGCACTACCATGGAGCCATACGTGGTCATGGCGAACGCGTCTATCCCAGCCAATGACTTGCGACCCCGCAGTGATCCGTTGAACTTTACCGATCCGCTGGTCATTCGTAGTGCGGACAAAGTTACCTACCAACTCGATGACGTCAAGGGATTGAAACCTGGAACCTACATGATCTACTCCTACGTGATCCCGAATGGCGTCGTGGCAGGCACGCTAGACAAACCTGGACCCGCAGGCGCGCCTAATGCTGCGGCGAAAGCGTTGAACGTTAGCCGTACAGCCATTGGTTTCCTGACCTTCCAAGTTGGTACGGAAACGCCAGAAAAGAAAGTGGCGTCTGGCTGCGCGAGCTGCCATGCCGATACCATCTGGCATCTCGATGAGGGACCGATTCATCCTCAACCGTTCGATGCCGACTATTGCGTAGCGTGTCATGACTACCAGCGATGGTCTGGCACTGGCGATCTCTTCCCCCGAACAGGTGGTAACTCGACGAGCGGCTGGGCCGGCTTTGGTGCTAAACCGACTTCTGCTCGTGTGCACAACATTCACTTTGGAAGATACCTCGAGCATCCGGAGTACGGCTATGCTGGCAATCCCAATGCCTTCGCCGAGATCATCTTCCCGCAGGATGTACGCAACTGCGAAAAATGCCATACCAAAGAAACCAGTGGGACATGGAAGACGAATGCGAGCCGCTTGGCGTGTTCATCCTGCCATGATAATGACAAAGCGATTTCGCATATGGATATGATGGTCAAGAACCCCAATCCCGCCGACCCGTACGATAGTCGGCGAGTAGAGACCTGTTCGATATGTCATGGCGCGGGCAAGGAATTCTCGCCGGACAAGGTCCACAACCTCTCCAGTCCATACAAACCGCCGTACGCACGCGAACCATAA